Proteins encoded within one genomic window of Gallus gallus isolate bGalGal1 chromosome 1, bGalGal1.mat.broiler.GRCg7b, whole genome shotgun sequence:
- the LOC121106508 gene encoding uncharacterized protein LOC121106508 isoform X2, translated as MSKRKEKTSHSEEQVCMLCRRADVHPDICGPTLSESGLCVHKFCLFFANGLYEHTALQRAVLKFPLDAIRCTIEEAEQKHCFVCGEKGASICCAETGCERSFHLPCATDGECVTHFFGRHRSFCCEHRPQQIVEADPEPDTACIICLEPVGDKKSYHTMVCPVCIQAWFHRSCIQVGALPLLCSHRRCSAAPGPAHTLAACVLLPQGQAMSAGILRFQCPVCRDRMQFRTQMHILGIQIPARRPTWEDKESYEKLYEMHGLCDVSECLYTEGREQAEEEGPWELLVCTSCAVQGTHRHCSSLSESITSWECDICAGVGTASSDEPQLAGPSTASQEAEGPSPSSPEPGNHRSDSTSKAASESPCGSQLPKRSSLSSQPRTGQSKSRGHTSKQHQGHQGSSPTPAPGAESSPRGSTSKREVGSSRNCPAAERRRQSGQQDTGRTRSRSPLKDRASNSPSQLRRNPGSRRSAASATVSGRRTAASATASGRRTPAPGAESSTHTSGSRRASRNSPGAGSIRCHKEQGTSRRQSQSSLQGPASNSSSQPRGRRGSRLSAESGSQSSGRQVTSRSSRDSALPEHRRHSQNQERSRSPRDRRASNSPRQSGGSQSRSPRQRRPSQARRHSQNQP; from the exons ATGtccaaaaggaaggagaagaccTCCCACTCGGAGGAGCAAG TATGCATGCTGTGTCGCCGAGCAGACGTTCACCCGGACATCTGCGGGCCCACCCTCAGCGAGAGCGGGCTTTGCGTCCACAAGTTTTGCTTG TTTTTTGCCAACGGCCTGTATGAACACACTGCCCTCCAGAGGGCAGTTCTCAAGTTCCCCCTTGATGCCATCAGATGCACAATcgaggaggcagagcagaag cactgcttcgTTTGTGGAGAGAAGGGGGCCTCCATCTGCTGCGCAGAGACAGGCTGTGAGCGTAGCTTTCATCTGCCCTGTGCCACGGATGGCGAATGCGTCACGCACTTCTTTGGGAGGCACAG gtccttctgctgtgAGCACCGCCCTCAGCAGATAGTGGAGGCAGATCCAGAGCCTGACACAGCCTGCATCATCTGCCTGGAGCCCGTGGGGGACAAAAAGTCCTACcacaccatggtgtgcccaGTGTGCATACAGGCCTGGTTCCACCGGAGctgcatccaggtaggagccctccccttGCTCTGCAGTCACCGCAGGTGCTCAGCGGCACCAGGCCCCGCTCACACTCTGGCTGCTTGTGTGTTACTGCCGCAGGGACAGGCCATGAGCGCTGGCATTCTGCGCTTCCAATGTCCCGTCTGCAGAGACAGGATGCAGTTCCGGACGCAAATGCACATCCTCGGGATCCAAATCCCAGCCAG AAGACCAACATGGGAGGACAAGGAGTCCTATGAAAAGCTGTACGAGATGCACGGGCTCTGTGATGTCAGCGAGTGCCTGTACACAGAAGGCAGggagcaagcagaggaagaggg gccctgggagctgctcgtTTGCACCTCTTGTGCTGTGCAAGGCACCCACCGGCACTGCTCCTCCTTGAGCGAGAGCATAACAAGCTGGGAGTGTGACATCTGTGCTGGCGTGGGCACAG CCTCCAGTGACGAGCCGCAGCTtgctggtcccagcactgccagccaggagGCAGAGGGGCCATCTCCTAGCTCCCCAGAACCTGGCAACCACAGATCCGACTCCACTAGCAAGGCAGCATCGGAGTCACCCTGTGGTTCTCAGCTGCCTAAGCGCAGCAGCCTGTCCAGCCAGCCCAGGACAGGACAGAGCAAGAGCCGCGGACATACATCTAAGCAGCACCAAGGACACCAAGGGAGCAGCCCTACACCAGCTCcaggtgctgagagcagcccccGCGGATCCACCAGCAAGCGAGAAGTGGGGTCCTCCAGAAATTGCCCAGCGGCTGAACGCAGAAGGCAATCCGGGCAGCAGGACACAGGCCGGACAAGAAGCCGCTCTCCGCTGAAGGATCGTGCCTCCAATTCCCCGAGCCAGCTCAGAAGAAATCCTGGCAGCAGACGTAGTGCAGCCTCAGCTACTGTGAGCGGCAGACGTACTGCGGCCTCAGCTACTGCCAGCGGCAGACGTACTCCAGCCCcaggtgctgagagcagcacgCACACCTCTGGCAGCCGGAGGGCATCCAGGAATTCCCCAGGGGCTGGAAGCATAAGATGCCACAAAGAGCAAGGCACAAGCCGGAGACAGAGCCAATCCTCTCTACAAGGTCCGGCATCAAATTCCTCGAGCCAGCCCCGAGGACGCCGTGGCAGCAGGCTTAGTGCTGAGAGCGGCTCCCAGAGCTCTGGCAGACAGGTGACATCCAGGTCCTCCAGGGATTCCGCGCTGCCTGAACACAGAAGGCATTCCCAGAACCAGGAACGAAGCCGTTCCCCGCGGGATCGTCGGGCTTCCAATTCCCCAAGACAGTCTGGAGGAAGCCAGAGCCGCAGTCCCAGGCAGCGGCGGCCATCTCAGGCACGACGCCACTCCCAGAACCAGCCCTGA
- the LOC121106508 gene encoding uncharacterized protein LOC121106508 isoform X1, with protein sequence MAPLLLSQLGLRVPAVTVGPTVALVPLASSSPAPHPAWQAQCRPQATVLGDTRYSLLLLSALSSSVCMLCRRADVHPDICGPTLSESGLCVHKFCLFFANGLYEHTALQRAVLKFPLDAIRCTIEEAEQKHCFVCGEKGASICCAETGCERSFHLPCATDGECVTHFFGRHRSFCCEHRPQQIVEADPEPDTACIICLEPVGDKKSYHTMVCPVCIQAWFHRSCIQGQAMSAGILRFQCPVCRDRMQFRTQMHILGIQIPARRPTWEDKESYEKLYEMHGLCDVSECLYTEGREQAEEEGPWELLVCTSCAVQGTHRHCSSLSESITSWECDICAGVGTASSDEPQLAGPSTASQEAEGPSPSSPEPGNHRSDSTSKAASESPCGSQLPKRSSLSSQPRTGQSKSRGHTSKQHQGHQGSSPTPAPGAESSPRGSTSKREVGSSRNCPAAERRRQSGQQDTGRTRSRSPLKDRASNSPSQLRRNPGSRRSAASATVSGRRTAASATASGRRTPAPGAESSTHTSGSRRASRNSPGAGSIRCHKEQGTSRRQSQSSLQGPASNSSSQPRGRRGSRLSAESGSQSSGRQVTSRSSRDSALPEHRRHSQNQERSRSPRDRRASNSPRQSGGSQSRSPRQRRPSQARRHSQNQP encoded by the exons atggcccctctgctcctcagccagCTTGGCCTGCGCGTGCCTGCCGTGACTGTTGGGCCTACCGTGGCCCTTGTCCCCCTCGCATCTTCCAGCCCTGCCCCTCATCCAGCATGGCAGGCACAGTGCAGGCCCCAGGCAACAGTCCTCGGGGACACTCGGTACTCACTGCTGCTTCTATCGGCTCTCTCCTCTTCAGTATGCATGCTGTGTCGCCGAGCAGACGTTCACCCGGACATCTGCGGGCCCACCCTCAGCGAGAGCGGGCTTTGCGTCCACAAGTTTTGCTTG TTTTTTGCCAACGGCCTGTATGAACACACTGCCCTCCAGAGGGCAGTTCTCAAGTTCCCCCTTGATGCCATCAGATGCACAATcgaggaggcagagcagaag cactgcttcgTTTGTGGAGAGAAGGGGGCCTCCATCTGCTGCGCAGAGACAGGCTGTGAGCGTAGCTTTCATCTGCCCTGTGCCACGGATGGCGAATGCGTCACGCACTTCTTTGGGAGGCACAG gtccttctgctgtgAGCACCGCCCTCAGCAGATAGTGGAGGCAGATCCAGAGCCTGACACAGCCTGCATCATCTGCCTGGAGCCCGTGGGGGACAAAAAGTCCTACcacaccatggtgtgcccaGTGTGCATACAGGCCTGGTTCCACCGGAGctgcatccag GGACAGGCCATGAGCGCTGGCATTCTGCGCTTCCAATGTCCCGTCTGCAGAGACAGGATGCAGTTCCGGACGCAAATGCACATCCTCGGGATCCAAATCCCAGCCAG AAGACCAACATGGGAGGACAAGGAGTCCTATGAAAAGCTGTACGAGATGCACGGGCTCTGTGATGTCAGCGAGTGCCTGTACACAGAAGGCAGggagcaagcagaggaagaggg gccctgggagctgctcgtTTGCACCTCTTGTGCTGTGCAAGGCACCCACCGGCACTGCTCCTCCTTGAGCGAGAGCATAACAAGCTGGGAGTGTGACATCTGTGCTGGCGTGGGCACAG CCTCCAGTGACGAGCCGCAGCTtgctggtcccagcactgccagccaggagGCAGAGGGGCCATCTCCTAGCTCCCCAGAACCTGGCAACCACAGATCCGACTCCACTAGCAAGGCAGCATCGGAGTCACCCTGTGGTTCTCAGCTGCCTAAGCGCAGCAGCCTGTCCAGCCAGCCCAGGACAGGACAGAGCAAGAGCCGCGGACATACATCTAAGCAGCACCAAGGACACCAAGGGAGCAGCCCTACACCAGCTCcaggtgctgagagcagcccccGCGGATCCACCAGCAAGCGAGAAGTGGGGTCCTCCAGAAATTGCCCAGCGGCTGAACGCAGAAGGCAATCCGGGCAGCAGGACACAGGCCGGACAAGAAGCCGCTCTCCGCTGAAGGATCGTGCCTCCAATTCCCCGAGCCAGCTCAGAAGAAATCCTGGCAGCAGACGTAGTGCAGCCTCAGCTACTGTGAGCGGCAGACGTACTGCGGCCTCAGCTACTGCCAGCGGCAGACGTACTCCAGCCCcaggtgctgagagcagcacgCACACCTCTGGCAGCCGGAGGGCATCCAGGAATTCCCCAGGGGCTGGAAGCATAAGATGCCACAAAGAGCAAGGCACAAGCCGGAGACAGAGCCAATCCTCTCTACAAGGTCCGGCATCAAATTCCTCGAGCCAGCCCCGAGGACGCCGTGGCAGCAGGCTTAGTGCTGAGAGCGGCTCCCAGAGCTCTGGCAGACAGGTGACATCCAGGTCCTCCAGGGATTCCGCGCTGCCTGAACACAGAAGGCATTCCCAGAACCAGGAACGAAGCCGTTCCCCGCGGGATCGTCGGGCTTCCAATTCCCCAAGACAGTCTGGAGGAAGCCAGAGCCGCAGTCCCAGGCAGCGGCGGCCATCTCAGGCACGACGCCACTCCCAGAACCAGCCCTGA
- the LOC121107254 gene encoding uncharacterized protein LOC121107254 isoform X2, producing the protein MSKRKEKTSHSEEQVCMLCRRADVHPDICGPTLSESGLCVHKFCLFFANGLYEHTALQRAVLKFPLDAIRCTIEEAEQKHCFVCGEKGASICCAETGCERSFHLPCATDGECVTHFFGRHRSFCCEHRPQQIVEADPEPDTACIICLEPVGDKKSYHTMVCPVCIQAWFHRSCIQVGALPLLCSHRRCSAAPGPAHTLAACVLLPQGQAMSAGILRFQCPVCRDRMQFRTQMHILGIQIPARRPTWEDKESYEKLYEMHGLCDVSECLYTEGREQAEEEGPWELLVCTSCAVQGTHRHCSSLSESITSWECDICAGVGTGKRQTAVYCWLGARQGLAAGPQSGFARVPLPLDGWEPRPPWGCRVIRLTFLPLLTASSDEPQLAGPSTASQEAEGPSPSSPEPGNHRSDSTSKAASESPCGSQLPKRSSLSSQPRTGQSKSRGHTSKQHQGHQGSSPTPAPGAESSPRGSTSKREVGSSRNCPAAERRRQSGQQGTGRTRSRSPLKDRASNSPSQLRRNPGSRRSAASATVSGRRTAASATASGRRTPAPGAESSTHTSGSRRASRNSPGAGSIRCHKEQGTSRRQSQSSLQGPASNSSSQPRGRRGSRLSAESGSQSSGRQVTSRSSRDSALPEHRRHSQNQERSRSPRDRRASNSPRQSGGSQSRSPRQRRPSQARRHSQNQP; encoded by the exons ATGtccaaaaggaaggagaagaccTCCCACTCGGAGGAGCAAG TATGCATGCTGTGTCGCCGAGCAGACGTTCACCCGGACATCTGCGGGCCCACCCTCAGCGAGAGCGGGCTTTGCGTCCACAAGTTTTGCTTG ttTTTTGCCAACGGCCTGTATGAACACACTGCCCTCCAGAGGGCAGTTCTCAAGTTCCCCCTTGATGCCATCAGATGCACAATcgaggaggcagagcagaag cactgcttcgTTTGTGGAGAGAAGGGGGCCTCCATCTGCTGCGCAGAGACAGGCTGTGAGCGTAGCTTTCATCTGCCCTGTGCCACGGATGGCGAATGCGTCACGCACTTCTTTGGGAGGCACAG gtccttctgctgtgAGCACCGCCCTCAGCAGATAGTGGAGGCAGATCCAGAGCCTGACACAGCCTGCATCATCTGCCTGGAGCCCGTGGGGGACAAAAAGTCCTACcacaccatggtgtgcccaGTGTGCATACAGGCCTGGTTCCACCGGAGctgcatccaggtaggagccctccccttGCTCTGCAGTCACCGCAGGTGCTCAGCGGCACCAGGCCCCGCTCACACTCTGGCTGCTTGTGTGTTACTGCCGCAGGGACAGGCCATGAGCGCTGGCATTCTGCGCTTCCAATGTCCCGTCTGCAGAGACAGGATGCAGTTCCGGACGCAAATGCACATCCTCGGGATCCAAATCCCAGCCAG AAGACCAACATGGGAGGACAAGGAGTCCTATGAAAAGCTGTACGAGATGCACGGGCTCTGTGATGTCAGCGAGTGCCTGTACACAGAAGGCAGggagcaagcagaggaagaggg gccctgggagctgctcgtTTGCACCTCTTGTGCTGTGCAAGGCACCCACCGGCACTGCTCCTCCTTGAGCGAGAGCATAACAAGCTGGGAGTGTGACATCTGTGCTGGCGTGGGCACAGGTAAGAGGCAAACAGCCGTGTACTGCTGGCTtggggccaggcaaggcctggcagcGGGTCCTCAGAGCGGCTTTGCCAGAGTTCCTCTGCCCCTGGACGGATGGGAACCTCGCCCACCATGGGGCTGCCGGGTCATCCGGCTGACCTTCCTGCCTCTCCTTACAGCCTCCAGTGACGAGCCGCAGCTtgctggtcccagcactgccagccaggagGCAGAGGGGCCATCTCCTAGCTCCCCAGAACCTGGCAACCACAGATCCGACTCCACCAGCAAGGCAGCATCGGAGTCACCCTGTGGTTCTCAGCTGCCTAAGCGCAGCAGCCTGTCCAGCCAGCCCAGGACAGGACAGAGCAAGAGCCGCGGACATACATCTAAGCAGCACCAAGGACACCAAGGGAGCAGCCCTACACCAGCTCcaggtgctgagagcagcccccGCGGATCCACCAGCAAGCGGGAAGTGGGGTCCTCCAGAAATTGCCCAGCGGCTGAACGCAGAAGGCAATCTGGGCAGCAGGGCACAGGCCGGACAAGAAGCCGCTCTCCGCTGAAGGATCGTGCCTCCAATTCCCCGAGCCAGCTCAGAAGAAATCCTGGCAGCAGACGTAGTGCAGCCTCAGCTACTGTGAGCGGCAGACGTACTGCGGCCTCAGCTACTGCCAGCGGCAGACGTACTCCAGCCCcaggtgctgagagcagcacgCACACCTCTGGCAGCCGGAGGGCATCCAGGAATTCCCCAGGGGCTGGAAGCATAAGATGCCACAAAGAGCAAGGCACAAGCCGGAGACAGAGCCAATCCTCCCTCCAAGGTCCGGCATCAAATTCCTCGAGCCAGCCCCGAGGACGCCGTGGCAGCAGGCTTAGTGCTGAGAGCGGCTCCCAGAGCTCTGGCAGACAGGTGACATCCAGGTCCTCCAGGGATTCCGCGCTGCCTGAACACAGAAGGCATTCCCAGAACCAGGAACGAAGCCGTTCCCCGCGGGATCGTCGGGCTTCCAATTCCCCAAGACAGTCTGGAGGAAGCCAGAGCCGCAGTCCCAGGCAGCGGCGGCCATCTCAGGCACGACGCCACTCCCAGAACCAGCCCTGA
- the LOC121107254 gene encoding uncharacterized protein LOC121107254 isoform X1 → MAPLLLSQLGLRVPAVTVGPTVALVPLASSSPAPHPAWQAQCRPQATVLGDTRYSLLLLSALSSSVCMLCRRADVHPDICGPTLSESGLCVHKFCLFFANGLYEHTALQRAVLKFPLDAIRCTIEEAEQKHCFVCGEKGASICCAETGCERSFHLPCATDGECVTHFFGRHRSFCCEHRPQQIVEADPEPDTACIICLEPVGDKKSYHTMVCPVCIQAWFHRSCIQGQAMSAGILRFQCPVCRDRMQFRTQMHILGIQIPARRPTWEDKESYEKLYEMHGLCDVSECLYTEGREQAEEEGPWELLVCTSCAVQGTHRHCSSLSESITSWECDICAGVGTGKRQTAVYCWLGARQGLAAGPQSGFARVPLPLDGWEPRPPWGCRVIRLTFLPLLTASSDEPQLAGPSTASQEAEGPSPSSPEPGNHRSDSTSKAASESPCGSQLPKRSSLSSQPRTGQSKSRGHTSKQHQGHQGSSPTPAPGAESSPRGSTSKREVGSSRNCPAAERRRQSGQQGTGRTRSRSPLKDRASNSPSQLRRNPGSRRSAASATVSGRRTAASATASGRRTPAPGAESSTHTSGSRRASRNSPGAGSIRCHKEQGTSRRQSQSSLQGPASNSSSQPRGRRGSRLSAESGSQSSGRQVTSRSSRDSALPEHRRHSQNQERSRSPRDRRASNSPRQSGGSQSRSPRQRRPSQARRHSQNQP, encoded by the exons atggcccctctgctcctcagccagCTTGGCCTGCGCGTGCCTGCCGTGACTGTTGGGCCTACCGTGGCCCTTGTCCCCCTCGCATCTTCCAGCCCTGCCCCTCATCCAGCATGGCAGGCACAGTGCAGGCCCCAGGCAACAGTCCTCGGGGACACTCGGTACTCACTGCTGCTTCTATCGGCTCTCTCCTCTTCAGTATGCATGCTGTGTCGCCGAGCAGACGTTCACCCGGACATCTGCGGGCCCACCCTCAGCGAGAGCGGGCTTTGCGTCCACAAGTTTTGCTTG ttTTTTGCCAACGGCCTGTATGAACACACTGCCCTCCAGAGGGCAGTTCTCAAGTTCCCCCTTGATGCCATCAGATGCACAATcgaggaggcagagcagaag cactgcttcgTTTGTGGAGAGAAGGGGGCCTCCATCTGCTGCGCAGAGACAGGCTGTGAGCGTAGCTTTCATCTGCCCTGTGCCACGGATGGCGAATGCGTCACGCACTTCTTTGGGAGGCACAG gtccttctgctgtgAGCACCGCCCTCAGCAGATAGTGGAGGCAGATCCAGAGCCTGACACAGCCTGCATCATCTGCCTGGAGCCCGTGGGGGACAAAAAGTCCTACcacaccatggtgtgcccaGTGTGCATACAGGCCTGGTTCCACCGGAGctgcatccag GGACAGGCCATGAGCGCTGGCATTCTGCGCTTCCAATGTCCCGTCTGCAGAGACAGGATGCAGTTCCGGACGCAAATGCACATCCTCGGGATCCAAATCCCAGCCAG AAGACCAACATGGGAGGACAAGGAGTCCTATGAAAAGCTGTACGAGATGCACGGGCTCTGTGATGTCAGCGAGTGCCTGTACACAGAAGGCAGggagcaagcagaggaagaggg gccctgggagctgctcgtTTGCACCTCTTGTGCTGTGCAAGGCACCCACCGGCACTGCTCCTCCTTGAGCGAGAGCATAACAAGCTGGGAGTGTGACATCTGTGCTGGCGTGGGCACAGGTAAGAGGCAAACAGCCGTGTACTGCTGGCTtggggccaggcaaggcctggcagcGGGTCCTCAGAGCGGCTTTGCCAGAGTTCCTCTGCCCCTGGACGGATGGGAACCTCGCCCACCATGGGGCTGCCGGGTCATCCGGCTGACCTTCCTGCCTCTCCTTACAGCCTCCAGTGACGAGCCGCAGCTtgctggtcccagcactgccagccaggagGCAGAGGGGCCATCTCCTAGCTCCCCAGAACCTGGCAACCACAGATCCGACTCCACCAGCAAGGCAGCATCGGAGTCACCCTGTGGTTCTCAGCTGCCTAAGCGCAGCAGCCTGTCCAGCCAGCCCAGGACAGGACAGAGCAAGAGCCGCGGACATACATCTAAGCAGCACCAAGGACACCAAGGGAGCAGCCCTACACCAGCTCcaggtgctgagagcagcccccGCGGATCCACCAGCAAGCGGGAAGTGGGGTCCTCCAGAAATTGCCCAGCGGCTGAACGCAGAAGGCAATCTGGGCAGCAGGGCACAGGCCGGACAAGAAGCCGCTCTCCGCTGAAGGATCGTGCCTCCAATTCCCCGAGCCAGCTCAGAAGAAATCCTGGCAGCAGACGTAGTGCAGCCTCAGCTACTGTGAGCGGCAGACGTACTGCGGCCTCAGCTACTGCCAGCGGCAGACGTACTCCAGCCCcaggtgctgagagcagcacgCACACCTCTGGCAGCCGGAGGGCATCCAGGAATTCCCCAGGGGCTGGAAGCATAAGATGCCACAAAGAGCAAGGCACAAGCCGGAGACAGAGCCAATCCTCCCTCCAAGGTCCGGCATCAAATTCCTCGAGCCAGCCCCGAGGACGCCGTGGCAGCAGGCTTAGTGCTGAGAGCGGCTCCCAGAGCTCTGGCAGACAGGTGACATCCAGGTCCTCCAGGGATTCCGCGCTGCCTGAACACAGAAGGCATTCCCAGAACCAGGAACGAAGCCGTTCCCCGCGGGATCGTCGGGCTTCCAATTCCCCAAGACAGTCTGGAGGAAGCCAGAGCCGCAGTCCCAGGCAGCGGCGGCCATCTCAGGCACGACGCCACTCCCAGAACCAGCCCTGA
- the LOC121107254 gene encoding uncharacterized protein LOC121107254 isoform X3, translated as MAPLLLSQLGLRVPAVTVGPTVALVPLASSSPAPHPAWQAQCRPQATVLGDTRYSLLLLSALSSSVCMLCRRADVHPDICGPTLSESGLCVHKFCLFFANGLYEHTALQRAVLKFPLDAIRCTIEEAEQKHCFVCGEKGASICCAETGCERSFHLPCATDGECVTHFFGRHRSFCCEHRPQQIVEADPEPDTACIICLEPVGDKKSYHTMVCPVCIQAWFHRSCIQVGALPLLCSHRRCSAAPGPAHTLAACVLLPQGQAMSAGILRFQCPVCRDRMQFRTQMHILGIQIPARRPTWEDKESYEKLYEMHGLCDVSECLYTEGREQAEEEGPWELLVCTSCAVQGTHRHCSSLSESITSWECDICAGVGTASSDEPQLAGPSTASQEAEGPSPSSPEPGNHRSDSTSKAASESPCGSQLPKRSSLSSQPRTGQSKSRGHTSKQHQGHQGSSPTPAPGAESSPRGSTSKREVGSSRNCPAAERRRQSGQQGTGRTRSRSPLKDRASNSPSQLRRNPGSRRSAASATVSGRRTAASATASGRRTPAPGAESSTHTSGSRRASRNSPGAGSIRCHKEQGTSRRQSQSSLQGPASNSSSQPRGRRGSRLSAESGSQSSGRQVTSRSSRDSALPEHRRHSQNQERSRSPRDRRASNSPRQSGGSQSRSPRQRRPSQARRHSQNQP; from the exons atggcccctctgctcctcagccagCTTGGCCTGCGCGTGCCTGCCGTGACTGTTGGGCCTACCGTGGCCCTTGTCCCCCTCGCATCTTCCAGCCCTGCCCCTCATCCAGCATGGCAGGCACAGTGCAGGCCCCAGGCAACAGTCCTCGGGGACACTCGGTACTCACTGCTGCTTCTATCGGCTCTCTCCTCTTCAGTATGCATGCTGTGTCGCCGAGCAGACGTTCACCCGGACATCTGCGGGCCCACCCTCAGCGAGAGCGGGCTTTGCGTCCACAAGTTTTGCTTG ttTTTTGCCAACGGCCTGTATGAACACACTGCCCTCCAGAGGGCAGTTCTCAAGTTCCCCCTTGATGCCATCAGATGCACAATcgaggaggcagagcagaag cactgcttcgTTTGTGGAGAGAAGGGGGCCTCCATCTGCTGCGCAGAGACAGGCTGTGAGCGTAGCTTTCATCTGCCCTGTGCCACGGATGGCGAATGCGTCACGCACTTCTTTGGGAGGCACAG gtccttctgctgtgAGCACCGCCCTCAGCAGATAGTGGAGGCAGATCCAGAGCCTGACACAGCCTGCATCATCTGCCTGGAGCCCGTGGGGGACAAAAAGTCCTACcacaccatggtgtgcccaGTGTGCATACAGGCCTGGTTCCACCGGAGctgcatccaggtaggagccctccccttGCTCTGCAGTCACCGCAGGTGCTCAGCGGCACCAGGCCCCGCTCACACTCTGGCTGCTTGTGTGTTACTGCCGCAGGGACAGGCCATGAGCGCTGGCATTCTGCGCTTCCAATGTCCCGTCTGCAGAGACAGGATGCAGTTCCGGACGCAAATGCACATCCTCGGGATCCAAATCCCAGCCAG AAGACCAACATGGGAGGACAAGGAGTCCTATGAAAAGCTGTACGAGATGCACGGGCTCTGTGATGTCAGCGAGTGCCTGTACACAGAAGGCAGggagcaagcagaggaagaggg gccctgggagctgctcgtTTGCACCTCTTGTGCTGTGCAAGGCACCCACCGGCACTGCTCCTCCTTGAGCGAGAGCATAACAAGCTGGGAGTGTGACATCTGTGCTGGCGTGGGCACAG CCTCCAGTGACGAGCCGCAGCTtgctggtcccagcactgccagccaggagGCAGAGGGGCCATCTCCTAGCTCCCCAGAACCTGGCAACCACAGATCCGACTCCACCAGCAAGGCAGCATCGGAGTCACCCTGTGGTTCTCAGCTGCCTAAGCGCAGCAGCCTGTCCAGCCAGCCCAGGACAGGACAGAGCAAGAGCCGCGGACATACATCTAAGCAGCACCAAGGACACCAAGGGAGCAGCCCTACACCAGCTCcaggtgctgagagcagcccccGCGGATCCACCAGCAAGCGGGAAGTGGGGTCCTCCAGAAATTGCCCAGCGGCTGAACGCAGAAGGCAATCTGGGCAGCAGGGCACAGGCCGGACAAGAAGCCGCTCTCCGCTGAAGGATCGTGCCTCCAATTCCCCGAGCCAGCTCAGAAGAAATCCTGGCAGCAGACGTAGTGCAGCCTCAGCTACTGTGAGCGGCAGACGTACTGCGGCCTCAGCTACTGCCAGCGGCAGACGTACTCCAGCCCcaggtgctgagagcagcacgCACACCTCTGGCAGCCGGAGGGCATCCAGGAATTCCCCAGGGGCTGGAAGCATAAGATGCCACAAAGAGCAAGGCACAAGCCGGAGACAGAGCCAATCCTCCCTCCAAGGTCCGGCATCAAATTCCTCGAGCCAGCCCCGAGGACGCCGTGGCAGCAGGCTTAGTGCTGAGAGCGGCTCCCAGAGCTCTGGCAGACAGGTGACATCCAGGTCCTCCAGGGATTCCGCGCTGCCTGAACACAGAAGGCATTCCCAGAACCAGGAACGAAGCCGTTCCCCGCGGGATCGTCGGGCTTCCAATTCCCCAAGACAGTCTGGAGGAAGCCAGAGCCGCAGTCCCAGGCAGCGGCGGCCATCTCAGGCACGACGCCACTCCCAGAACCAGCCCTGA